In a single window of the Streptomyces cinnabarinus genome:
- a CDS encoding LysR family transcriptional regulator has protein sequence MQIQQLRAFREVAAESSVTRAARNLNYAQSTVTAQIQNLEESVGAALFDRSHRRLTLTEAGARLLPYAQLIIDAAEAGRRAVAAEPLPVCAVGHRRPRTRRPGVREPVRSGARHGG, from the coding sequence GTGCAGATCCAGCAGCTACGCGCATTTCGTGAGGTGGCGGCCGAGTCGAGCGTGACCCGGGCGGCGCGCAACCTCAACTACGCGCAGTCCACGGTGACGGCGCAGATCCAGAACCTGGAGGAATCGGTGGGAGCGGCGCTCTTCGACCGCAGTCACCGCCGGCTGACGCTGACCGAGGCGGGGGCACGGCTGCTGCCGTACGCCCAGCTCATCATCGACGCGGCGGAGGCGGGGCGCAGGGCCGTCGCCGCCGAGCCCCTGCCGGTGTGCGCGGTCGGGCACCGGCGCCCGCGGACCCGGCGTCCCGGTGTGCGCGAACCTGTCAGGAGCGGTGCGCGGCACGGCGGTTGA
- a CDS encoding class II 3-deoxy-7-phosphoheptulonate synthase, protein MTDVDSWRLLPAAQQPDWPDPDALKGVLEELASYPPLVFAGECDQLRERIARVAKGEAFLLQGGDCAETFDAITADQVRDKVKTLLQMGAVLTYATSVPVVKIGRIAGQYSKPRSRPIEVRGDLTLPVYRGDAVNGQEFTAEARRPDPERLKRMYHASASTLNLIRAFVTGGYGDLRQVHEWNRDFVNNSPIGARYEALARDIDRALTFLAACGADPGEFHLAEFYSSHEALLLDYEAALTRTDSRTGHAYDVSGHMVWIGERTRQLDHAHVEFAASVRNPVAVKLGPSVTRDEVLALIDRLDPAREAGRLSFITRMGRDKVRDVLPSLIEIAAEAEAPIAWICDPMHGNTFEAASGHKTRHFDDVLDEVTGFFEAHRGLGSHPGGIHIELTGDDVTECVGGGHPIGLTDLHRRYQTACDPRLNRYQALDLAFQVAELYADRAVPAIPRPRIAQAA, encoded by the coding sequence ATGACGGACGTGGATTCCTGGCGCCTGCTTCCTGCCGCCCAGCAGCCCGACTGGCCCGACCCGGACGCCCTCAAGGGAGTCCTGGAGGAACTGGCGTCCTACCCGCCGCTAGTGTTCGCCGGGGAGTGCGACCAGCTGCGCGAGCGCATCGCCCGCGTGGCCAAGGGCGAGGCCTTCCTGCTCCAGGGCGGCGACTGCGCCGAGACCTTCGACGCGATCACCGCCGACCAGGTGCGGGACAAGGTCAAGACGCTGCTGCAGATGGGCGCCGTACTGACCTACGCCACCTCGGTCCCGGTCGTGAAGATCGGCAGGATCGCCGGACAGTACTCCAAGCCGCGCTCCCGCCCCATCGAGGTCCGCGGCGATCTCACGCTCCCCGTCTACCGCGGCGACGCCGTCAACGGCCAGGAGTTCACCGCCGAGGCCCGCCGCCCGGACCCGGAACGCCTGAAACGGATGTACCACGCCTCCGCCTCCACCCTGAACCTCATCCGAGCCTTCGTGACCGGCGGTTACGGCGATCTGCGGCAGGTCCACGAGTGGAACCGGGACTTCGTCAACAACTCCCCCATCGGCGCCCGTTACGAGGCCCTGGCCCGGGACATCGACCGCGCCCTGACCTTCCTCGCCGCCTGCGGCGCCGACCCCGGCGAGTTCCACCTCGCCGAGTTCTACTCCAGCCACGAGGCGCTGCTGCTCGACTACGAGGCCGCGCTCACCCGTACCGACTCCCGCACCGGCCACGCCTACGACGTCTCCGGGCACATGGTGTGGATCGGTGAGCGCACCCGCCAACTCGACCACGCGCACGTGGAGTTCGCCGCGTCCGTGCGCAACCCCGTCGCGGTCAAGCTCGGTCCGTCCGTCACCCGTGACGAGGTGCTCGCGCTGATCGACCGGCTCGACCCCGCCCGCGAGGCGGGCCGGCTGTCGTTCATCACGCGCATGGGCCGGGACAAGGTGCGCGACGTGCTGCCCTCGCTCATCGAGATCGCCGCCGAGGCCGAGGCCCCCATCGCCTGGATCTGCGACCCGATGCACGGCAACACCTTCGAGGCCGCCAGCGGCCACAAGACCCGGCACTTCGACGACGTACTGGACGAGGTGACCGGCTTCTTCGAGGCGCACCGCGGGCTCGGCAGCCACCCCGGCGGCATCCACATCGAGCTCACCGGCGACGACGTGACCGAGTGCGTGGGCGGTGGGCACCCGATCGGCCTGACGGACCTGCACCGGCGCTACCAGACCGCCTGCGACCCCCGGCTCAACCGCTACCAGGCGCTCGATCTCGCCTTCCAGGTCGCGGAGTTGTACGCCGACCGCGCGGTGCCGGCCATCCCCCGCCCGCGTATCGCACAGGCGGCCTGA
- a CDS encoding helix-turn-helix domain-containing protein — translation MQRVSEVKPRQVRRCTADPPPAERGGLQIVRSHQEILEGTTARHHFGEVTVSLVQGGPRELVRPGRLIADDRHARLRMCRPLDGEVWVFQDGRHGVVRPPQLISFDTGRPFKVIMPEEFRMVDVMVTHSLVGLTATDTQRLTARAWSGDQGAAALLSSLLDGLGRHGEEVETAVDLLGGSVAGLTAVLFAERMREVAPDTEIARQALMLRIQAHVREHLAEPGLSPIEVARSHNISLRYLQKIFQEYGVSPARWIRAERLARCRTELADPSLDHLPVALIGERAGLYGASHFSRLFRGRYGVTPSEFRKERR, via the coding sequence ATGCAACGTGTCAGTGAGGTGAAGCCCCGTCAGGTACGCAGGTGCACCGCCGATCCGCCACCCGCGGAACGCGGTGGCCTCCAGATCGTCAGGAGCCACCAGGAGATCCTCGAAGGGACCACGGCCCGGCACCACTTCGGTGAGGTCACCGTCTCGCTCGTCCAGGGCGGTCCCCGGGAGCTGGTCCGGCCGGGCCGGCTGATCGCCGACGACCGGCACGCCCGGCTGCGGATGTGCCGCCCGCTGGACGGCGAGGTCTGGGTCTTCCAGGACGGCCGGCACGGCGTCGTACGACCGCCGCAGCTGATCTCCTTCGATACCGGCCGCCCGTTCAAGGTGATCATGCCGGAGGAGTTCCGGATGGTCGACGTCATGGTGACGCACTCCCTGGTCGGCCTCACCGCCACCGACACCCAGCGGCTCACCGCCCGCGCCTGGAGCGGCGACCAGGGTGCCGCCGCCCTGCTGAGCAGCCTGCTCGACGGGCTCGGCCGGCACGGCGAGGAGGTGGAGACGGCCGTCGACCTGCTCGGCGGCAGCGTCGCCGGACTCACCGCGGTCCTGTTCGCCGAGCGGATGCGCGAGGTCGCGCCGGACACCGAGATCGCCCGCCAGGCGCTGATGCTCCGGATCCAGGCCCATGTGCGCGAACACCTCGCGGAGCCGGGCCTCAGCCCGATCGAGGTGGCCCGCAGCCACAACATCTCGCTGCGCTACCTCCAGAAGATCTTCCAGGAGTACGGCGTCAGCCCCGCCCGCTGGATCCGCGCCGAGCGGCTCGCCCGCTGCCGTACGGAACTGGCCGACCCCTCCCTCGACCACCTGCCCGTGGCGCTGATCGGCGAGCGGGCCGGCCTGTACGGCGCGTCCCACTTCAGCCGCCTCTTCCGCGGCCGGTACGGAGTCACCCCCAGCGAGTTCCGGAAGGAACGCCGATGA
- a CDS encoding AfsR/SARP family transcriptional regulator: MTATATGLPGLRVKVLGPLEIHVGGEPRTLTAPMARRAMAVLLLDANHLVSTQALMAELWDEEPPRLARKTVQTYIYQLRQALKSPGGEERLETGPGGYRLTAGQGELDLWEFEQRVTRARAALAAGAPEDAARLLREGLALWRGEPFAGLEAGPLLTARIAQIGEARLGALELRIEADLQLGRHQALVAELRRLTVDHPIDERFTAQLMIAAHRSGQRSTALDAYLRLRRRLVDELGIEPSERLRKLQQDILREVLPPAAKPEQPVVRRPAPPAPAPLKRVAPAVDQLPLETPDFVGRERELDRVDEPGAPVVTLLGPAGVGKTALAVRAARAMAGRFPDGLLYASLHDASDRPRSPEAVLRSLLDGLGIGRPRQPEDTESLAALFRAAARERSLLVLLDDAAAPDQVLALLPGGDSCLTLVTSRVRLSLPGARRLTLGPLGAEDAAGFFVRLVGEERVTGHRPALRHVVGRLGGHPLMLRAVGELYAARPMWTLSDLAAGLLDDDRLVAELQDEACAAPARADSALDRLAPWLRRSVFLLAAAGPGPFGTEQVKKVLDLDTWSAQSVVGRLLDRHVLVLADAPPGASATFRVPELIRFGVLAHAAEGVRAAPAAEPTPLGPLPATGCGRPARTALSVVRQGGAR, translated from the coding sequence ATGACCGCGACCGCCACCGGCCTGCCCGGCCTGCGCGTCAAGGTGCTCGGCCCGCTGGAGATCCACGTGGGCGGCGAGCCCCGTACCCTCACCGCCCCGATGGCGCGGCGGGCCATGGCCGTACTGCTGCTGGACGCCAACCACCTGGTGTCCACGCAGGCGCTCATGGCGGAGCTGTGGGACGAGGAGCCGCCGCGGCTCGCCCGCAAGACCGTGCAGACCTACATCTACCAACTGCGCCAGGCGCTCAAGTCCCCCGGCGGTGAGGAGCGGCTGGAGACCGGGCCGGGCGGATACCGCCTGACGGCCGGTCAAGGAGAGCTGGACCTCTGGGAGTTCGAGCAGCGGGTGACCAGAGCGCGGGCCGCACTCGCCGCCGGGGCGCCCGAGGACGCCGCCCGGCTGTTGCGCGAGGGGCTCGCGCTGTGGCGCGGGGAGCCGTTCGCCGGTCTTGAGGCCGGTCCGCTGCTCACCGCGCGGATCGCGCAGATCGGCGAGGCCCGGCTCGGCGCGCTGGAGCTGCGGATCGAGGCCGATCTGCAACTGGGCCGCCACCAGGCGCTGGTGGCGGAGTTGCGCCGGCTCACCGTGGACCACCCGATCGACGAGCGGTTCACCGCCCAGCTGATGATCGCAGCCCACCGGTCGGGGCAGCGCAGCACCGCCCTCGACGCCTATCTGCGGCTGCGCCGGCGGCTCGTGGACGAGCTCGGCATCGAGCCCTCCGAGCGGCTGCGCAAGCTCCAGCAGGACATCCTGCGCGAGGTTCTGCCCCCCGCCGCCAAGCCCGAGCAGCCGGTCGTACGGCGTCCCGCGCCCCCGGCGCCTGCGCCACTCAAGCGTGTCGCCCCCGCCGTGGACCAACTGCCGCTGGAGACCCCCGACTTCGTCGGGCGCGAGCGGGAACTGGACCGCGTCGACGAGCCCGGTGCCCCGGTCGTCACCCTGCTCGGACCGGCCGGTGTCGGCAAGACCGCGCTCGCCGTACGGGCCGCCCGCGCGATGGCCGGACGGTTCCCCGACGGGCTGCTGTACGCCTCCCTGCACGACGCGTCCGACCGGCCCCGCTCCCCGGAGGCCGTGCTGCGGTCGCTGCTGGACGGGCTCGGCATCGGCCGCCCGCGGCAGCCCGAGGACACCGAGTCGCTCGCCGCGCTGTTCCGGGCCGCCGCCCGGGAACGCTCGCTGCTCGTGCTCCTCGACGACGCGGCGGCCCCCGACCAGGTGCTCGCGCTGCTGCCCGGCGGCGACTCCTGCCTGACCCTGGTGACCTCCCGGGTCCGGCTGTCCCTGCCCGGCGCCCGGCGGCTGACCCTCGGCCCGCTCGGCGCCGAGGACGCGGCCGGCTTCTTCGTCCGCCTGGTCGGCGAGGAGCGGGTCACCGGGCACCGGCCGGCACTGCGGCACGTGGTCGGCAGGCTCGGCGGACACCCGCTGATGCTGCGGGCCGTGGGCGAGCTGTACGCGGCCCGGCCCATGTGGACGCTCAGCGATCTGGCCGCGGGACTGCTCGACGACGACCGGCTGGTCGCCGAACTCCAGGACGAGGCCTGCGCCGCGCCCGCCCGCGCGGACAGCGCGCTGGACCGGCTCGCGCCCTGGCTGCGCCGGTCGGTGTTCCTGCTCGCCGCGGCGGGCCCCGGGCCCTTCGGCACCGAACAGGTCAAGAAGGTGCTGGACCTCGACACCTGGAGCGCCCAGTCGGTGGTGGGGCGGCTGCTGGACCGGCATGTGCTGGTGCTCGCCGACGCGCCGCCGGGCGCTTCCGCCACGTTCCGGGTGCCGGAACTGATCCGGTTCGGTGTCCTCGCGCACGCGGCGGAGGGCGTGCGGGCGGCTCCGGCGGCGGAGCCGACACCCCTCGGCCCGCTGCCCGCCACGGGCTGCGGACGCCCCGCGCGGACGGCGCTGTCCGTGGTCCGGCAGGGCGGTGCGCGATGA
- a CDS encoding alpha/beta fold hydrolase has translation MTDQQFGQLDVRYLNHSALALPGGGELYYEDSGEGPAVTLLNNFYIVSPIWRNFTTELADDFRLVHYDLRNQGASNPGPEPVKFMDHVEDVRRLLDHLGIEKTYLVGTSISTLIAREFALKYPERVAGLVLVGPAFSPNGTLRRKLVSRSWLASLESGGTQQLFGHLYPLVFPDQMIHEGGTAAYLALKDNFLSLLSVGSIRENLLASLEIEDDPEELARLAAPTLIINGDGDFAWSQSVIEDALDRIPDSKAITLPRAGHVPFFDDPQGFQTAVSEFVHELEARGAADTATAVTGAA, from the coding sequence ATGACGGACCAGCAGTTCGGCCAGCTCGATGTCCGCTACCTCAACCACTCCGCGCTCGCCCTGCCCGGCGGCGGGGAGCTGTACTACGAGGACAGCGGCGAAGGCCCGGCGGTGACCCTGCTGAACAACTTCTACATCGTCAGCCCGATCTGGCGGAACTTCACCACCGAACTGGCCGACGACTTCCGGCTCGTCCACTACGACCTGCGCAACCAGGGCGCCTCCAACCCGGGCCCCGAGCCGGTCAAGTTCATGGACCACGTCGAGGACGTGCGCCGCCTGCTGGACCACCTCGGCATCGAGAAGACCTACCTGGTCGGCACGTCCATATCCACCCTCATCGCCCGCGAGTTCGCGCTGAAGTACCCCGAGCGCGTGGCCGGCCTGGTCCTGGTGGGCCCGGCGTTCTCGCCCAACGGCACCCTGCGCCGCAAGCTGGTCAGCCGCTCCTGGCTGGCGAGCCTGGAGTCCGGCGGCACCCAGCAGCTGTTCGGCCACCTCTACCCGCTGGTCTTCCCGGACCAGATGATCCACGAGGGCGGCACCGCGGCCTACCTGGCGCTCAAGGACAACTTCCTGTCCCTGCTCTCCGTCGGCTCCATCCGCGAGAACCTCCTCGCCTCCCTGGAGATCGAGGACGACCCCGAGGAGCTCGCCCGCCTCGCCGCCCCGACGCTGATCATCAACGGCGACGGCGACTTCGCCTGGAGTCAGTCCGTCATCGAGGACGCCCTCGACCGCATCCCGGACAGCAAGGCGATCACCCTCCCGCGCGCGGGTCACGTGCCCTTCTTCGACGACCCGCAGGGCTTCCAGACGGCCGTCTCCGAGTTCGTACACGAGCTGGAGGCGCGCGGCGCCGCCGACACCGCCACCGCGGTCACCGGCGCCGCGTAG
- a CDS encoding SDR family oxidoreductase has product MTTRLLTGATGFVGGAVVLELLDKTDDPVLALVRGKDDAEATQRLHDTLSAMADGYGRSDLHPEILRRTLAVHGDMTVDGCGVDPTALPPVDEVWHCAASLRYEEEYRTEIEAQNVQGTANVLALAKSLGAGIFNYVSTAYVAGSRTDLIAEGPVTDQSVANNCYEQTKMRAEALVEEAAADMRIRILRPTVVIGHSVTRHGLNWSGMYGFARQVLVFKKTAARKLGTFLSHARVRLLADPDTVINIVPVDIVARNAVAISLSDSPETYFHLGNSAGPKVRDIITQIFELIGLREPLWVDDRDGFTAIDEALDGGMNFYRSYLRYNKRFDLTNTAAVCGDDASFAPTGEEDMAEYLLYYLRTLRGFQENTGNERVVHEIAA; this is encoded by the coding sequence ATGACAACACGTCTGTTGACCGGGGCCACCGGCTTCGTCGGCGGAGCCGTGGTCCTCGAACTCCTCGACAAGACCGACGACCCCGTCCTCGCACTGGTCCGCGGCAAGGACGACGCCGAGGCGACGCAGCGACTGCACGACACGCTCTCGGCGATGGCGGACGGCTACGGCCGCTCCGACCTGCACCCGGAGATCCTGCGTCGGACCCTGGCCGTGCACGGCGACATGACCGTCGACGGCTGCGGGGTCGACCCGACCGCGCTGCCGCCGGTCGACGAGGTCTGGCACTGCGCCGCCTCGCTGCGCTACGAGGAGGAGTACCGCACCGAGATCGAGGCGCAGAACGTCCAGGGCACCGCCAACGTCCTCGCCCTCGCCAAGTCGCTGGGCGCGGGCATCTTCAACTACGTCAGCACCGCCTATGTCGCGGGCTCCCGCACCGACCTGATCGCCGAGGGCCCGGTGACCGACCAGTCGGTGGCCAACAACTGCTACGAGCAGACCAAGATGCGGGCCGAGGCCCTCGTCGAGGAGGCCGCCGCCGACATGCGGATCCGCATCCTGCGGCCCACCGTCGTCATCGGGCACAGCGTCACCCGGCACGGGCTGAACTGGTCCGGCATGTACGGCTTCGCCCGGCAGGTGCTGGTCTTCAAGAAGACCGCCGCCCGCAAGCTCGGCACCTTCCTCTCGCACGCCCGGGTGCGGCTGCTCGCCGACCCCGACACGGTCATCAACATCGTCCCCGTCGACATCGTGGCCCGTAACGCGGTCGCCATCTCGCTGTCGGACTCCCCGGAGACGTACTTCCACCTCGGCAACTCCGCGGGGCCGAAGGTCCGCGACATCATCACCCAGATCTTCGAGCTGATCGGGCTGCGCGAGCCGCTGTGGGTGGACGACCGTGACGGGTTCACCGCGATCGACGAGGCCCTCGACGGCGGCATGAACTTCTACCGCTCCTACCTGCGCTACAACAAGCGCTTCGACCTCACCAACACCGCCGCGGTCTGCGGCGACGACGCCTCCTTCGCCCCCACCGGCGAGGAGGACATGGCCGAGTACCTCCTCTACTACCTGCGCACCCTGCGCGGCTTCCAGGAGAACACCGGCAACGAGCGGGTCGTGCACGAGATCGCCGCCTAG
- a CDS encoding phosphopantetheine-binding protein, translating into MYDSTTVAEHLRGLLENAVGAPLPLDDPAARAASLWNLGLTSAGFMRLLADAEDAFGIEWDLDEPTDAFSSYDALLAHVTAHLERRAAKAGGA; encoded by the coding sequence ATGTACGACAGCACGACGGTCGCGGAGCACCTGCGCGGCCTGCTGGAGAACGCGGTCGGCGCTCCGCTGCCGCTGGACGACCCGGCGGCCCGTGCGGCGTCGCTGTGGAACCTGGGACTCACGTCGGCGGGCTTCATGCGGCTGCTCGCCGACGCCGAGGACGCCTTCGGCATCGAGTGGGACCTGGACGAGCCGACCGACGCGTTCTCGTCCTACGACGCGCTGCTCGCCCACGTCACCGCGCACCTGGAGCGCCGTGCGGCCAAGGCGGGGGGTGCGTGA
- a CDS encoding class I adenylate-forming enzyme family protein — protein MARVNRRLALATAPAEAARRHGSVPIRLDQALDLFPQAGRTFDYATFAELVEEAAARLAGARIGHGQRVLIVKQSNFDIPLLAFACARVGAVPVLVHSAVGFQALGVMTGRAAPAAILTDAATESAGVLDSVDATLPRWYVGERGEHGLSLQDAPRGEVPPASVPREDTPQLVTHSSGTTGVPKLVLHSVHSFAGHARPQITIGKVLRVRDPYLMCLSPVHARCMSGMLAILALGLPLGFLTDTGPENAAELLAAVRPGVVETVPNAFIRWEEVAERQPELFAQTRLFVSSFDAAHPRTIRTLLGAAKPGARYMQAYGQTETGPVTVKSHKLKSRCDHGRCVGRGVLGHTRIRVLDDEGDRAPKGVPGQIFARSSGVTPSYLGSPDQRVDGWWAMGDYGLVSARGCLHLFDRIVDRGSGVESLLAAEDDILEALPQLTEAVLIPMSDGGPAIPLVVTRGDAPLDLAAWRAAVAGLPELAEPVQCRWDDIPHTATWKVKRLEVARRLAAGDLPVLATAGEER, from the coding sequence ATGGCTCGCGTGAACCGCCGGCTCGCGCTGGCCACCGCCCCCGCCGAGGCCGCCCGCCGTCATGGCTCGGTGCCGATCCGCCTCGACCAGGCCCTCGACCTGTTCCCGCAGGCGGGCCGCACCTTCGACTACGCCACCTTCGCCGAGCTGGTCGAGGAGGCCGCCGCCCGGCTCGCCGGGGCCCGCATCGGCCACGGTCAGCGCGTCCTGATCGTCAAGCAGTCCAACTTCGACATCCCGCTGCTGGCCTTCGCCTGCGCCCGGGTCGGCGCCGTCCCGGTGCTGGTGCACTCGGCCGTCGGCTTCCAGGCGCTCGGCGTCATGACCGGGCGCGCCGCCCCGGCCGCCATCCTCACCGACGCCGCCACCGAGTCGGCCGGCGTGCTGGACTCCGTCGACGCGACGCTGCCGCGCTGGTACGTCGGTGAGCGCGGCGAGCACGGCCTGTCCCTGCAGGACGCCCCGCGCGGCGAGGTCCCGCCCGCCTCGGTGCCCCGCGAGGACACCCCGCAGCTGGTCACCCACAGCTCGGGCACGACCGGAGTGCCGAAGCTGGTGCTGCACTCCGTGCACAGCTTCGCCGGGCACGCCCGGCCGCAGATCACCATCGGCAAGGTGCTGCGGGTGCGCGACCCGTACCTGATGTGCCTGTCGCCGGTGCACGCCCGCTGCATGTCCGGGATGCTCGCCATCCTCGCGCTCGGCCTGCCGCTGGGCTTCCTCACCGACACCGGCCCGGAGAACGCGGCCGAACTCCTCGCCGCGGTCCGGCCGGGCGTGGTGGAGACCGTCCCCAACGCCTTCATCCGCTGGGAGGAGGTGGCCGAGCGGCAGCCCGAACTGTTCGCGCAGACGCGGCTGTTCGTCAGCTCCTTCGACGCCGCCCACCCGCGCACCATCCGCACCCTGCTGGGCGCCGCCAAGCCCGGCGCCCGCTACATGCAGGCGTACGGCCAGACCGAGACCGGACCCGTCACCGTCAAGTCGCACAAGCTCAAGAGCCGCTGCGACCACGGCCGTTGCGTCGGCCGGGGCGTCCTCGGCCACACCAGGATCCGGGTCCTCGACGACGAGGGCGACCGGGCCCCCAAGGGCGTACCCGGCCAGATCTTCGCCCGGTCCTCCGGAGTCACCCCCAGCTACCTCGGCTCCCCCGACCAGCGGGTCGACGGCTGGTGGGCGATGGGCGACTACGGCCTGGTCAGCGCCCGCGGCTGTCTGCACCTGTTCGACCGGATCGTGGACCGGGGCAGCGGCGTGGAGAGCCTGCTGGCGGCCGAGGACGACATCCTCGAAGCGCTGCCGCAGCTCACCGAGGCCGTGCTCATCCCGATGTCCGACGGCGGCCCCGCGATCCCGCTGGTGGTCACCCGCGGCGACGCCCCGCTGGACCTCGCCGCCTGGCGCGCCGCGGTCGCCGGACTGCCCGAGCTGGCCGAGCCGGTGCAGTGCCGCTGGGACGACATCCCGCACACCGCGACCTGGAAGGTCAAGCGCCTTGAGGTGGCCCGCCGGCTCGCCGCGGGCGATCTGCCGGTACTGGCCACGGCCGGGGAGGAACGATGA
- a CDS encoding transglutaminase domain-containing protein, translated as MTTAAPRRTTTAAELWRNWLPAVERLVPVPAEFRVATLAHQEAARELAIDEGVLENLVGAGFPAEDTPDGLRYDYHDVMNLGLQSGLGRSLAELGERQCMRLAAGQPESWLTERVTRLRLTAACSAAGCTSCVTVPAPAEPAPKLYEGRLTEWAREEAGSMVATVTTRGHRDAPRTGAVRRIHDDLLDRLVSGEYQYGWVPEALRARPAAAIEHRTVDCVVAAWQMQRWAEEAGVRARTRRGFLLGLVGVEHAWTEVFEEGRWLLLDPVLGYLGSRHRATHPEFADFTRGSVHNRLLAWDRSVDESLADHDCVAGGHVRVDCRQIPAARTPA; from the coding sequence ATGACCACCGCGGCTCCGCGCCGGACCACCACGGCGGCGGAACTCTGGCGGAACTGGCTCCCGGCGGTGGAACGGCTCGTCCCGGTGCCCGCGGAGTTCCGGGTCGCCACGCTCGCCCACCAGGAGGCGGCCCGCGAACTCGCCATCGACGAGGGCGTCCTGGAGAACCTGGTCGGCGCCGGCTTCCCCGCCGAGGACACCCCCGACGGGCTGCGCTACGACTACCACGACGTGATGAACCTCGGGCTCCAGTCCGGCCTCGGCCGCTCCCTGGCCGAGCTGGGCGAACGCCAGTGCATGCGGCTGGCCGCCGGACAGCCCGAGAGCTGGCTGACCGAGCGGGTCACCCGGCTGAGGCTCACCGCCGCCTGCTCCGCCGCCGGCTGCACCAGCTGCGTCACCGTCCCGGCCCCGGCAGAGCCCGCCCCCAAGCTGTACGAGGGCCGGCTGACCGAGTGGGCGCGGGAGGAGGCCGGCTCGATGGTGGCCACCGTCACCACCCGCGGCCACCGGGACGCCCCGCGCACCGGTGCCGTCCGCCGGATCCACGACGATCTGCTCGACCGGCTGGTGTCCGGCGAGTACCAGTACGGCTGGGTGCCCGAGGCGCTGCGGGCCCGGCCCGCGGCCGCGATCGAACACCGCACCGTGGACTGTGTCGTGGCCGCCTGGCAGATGCAGCGGTGGGCCGAGGAGGCGGGCGTCCGCGCCCGTACCCGCCGGGGCTTCCTGCTCGGTCTGGTCGGGGTCGAGCACGCCTGGACCGAGGTGTTCGAGGAGGGCCGCTGGCTGCTCCTGGACCCGGTGCTGGGGTATCTCGGCTCCCGCCACCGGGCCACCCACCCAGAGTTCGCCGACTTCACCCGAGGTTCGGTGCACAACCGGCTCCTTGCCTGGGACCGGTCCGTCGACGAGTCGCTGGCCGACCACGACTGCGTGGCCGGCGGACACGTTCGCGTCGACTGTCGTCAAATCCCCGCCGCCCGTACCCCCGCCTGA